A stretch of the Sulfurospirillum sp. UCH001 genome encodes the following:
- a CDS encoding flagellar biosynthesis anti-sigma factor FlgM, whose protein sequence is MISKVQTSNVAYLQQSAPKDDSSKGVSKTEKSEGIDKVSALKEQIANGSYKVDLAKTAQAVAEELI, encoded by the coding sequence ATGATTTCAAAAGTACAAACGTCTAATGTGGCGTATTTACAACAGAGTGCTCCCAAAGATGATTCATCTAAAGGTGTCTCAAAAACAGAAAAAAGCGAAGGGATAGATAAAGTCTCCGCACTGAAAGAACAGATCGCTAATGGAAGCTATAAAGTTGATCTGGCAAAAACTGCACAAGCAGTAGCGGAAGAGTTAATCTAA
- the flgK gene encoding flagellar hook-associated protein FlgK: protein MSNLFGIFNTGNSGLNAAQVAVATTSQNITNAKNEFYSRQRVNFSASPALSSQGVSVGSGVTITSIVRIHDEFVFSKLRNASSNLSYDTYSSQSLQEVAKYFPDLSDAGIAQDLTDYFKEWNNLASNATAGSQKIALTQAATTLSGDIRSTRETIRGLQDSINAQLKTALDEINSLGERIANINGQIANIEADKGNFANDLRDKRDELELTLSKMLDVSVAKGNITSNTTVDANMTDSGTQYYLNIAGASFVDGSTFHPLVIDNTSNGSSYYSIYSEIQDGTRYNVTEQLSGGKLGAMLDLRGRVITSGVNGGYPQDGTIQSYVDKLDSLSQTIITETNNIYARSAQTSMQSPNLDLKTNTALQNAYNNIENGSFDLIVYDSAGKEVARKTITIDTATSMGDDTFSKSILTQINTSTDDNKDNNALNDVDDYYKATFMDNGAFSLSPTSLNNGYTIAIQDNGTNFPGAIGVNQFFTGTNGSNIDVKTEYKKNPLLIQAYGAPVVGNHDVANAMLQLQYNSLNFYGKDGSSSKETIAGYYSALTTKVATDASASSTSYDTNEALHNTINTQYQSISGVNKDEELANLIQYQSSYSAAAKIITTIDEMLNTLLGIKS from the coding sequence ATGAGTAACTTATTTGGAATTTTTAATACAGGTAACTCAGGGCTTAATGCTGCTCAAGTTGCCGTTGCTACCACCAGTCAAAATATTACGAATGCCAAAAATGAATTTTATTCACGCCAGAGAGTCAATTTTTCAGCAAGTCCAGCACTGAGCTCTCAAGGTGTGAGTGTAGGTTCTGGTGTTACTATAACATCTATCGTACGTATTCATGATGAATTTGTTTTTTCAAAGCTTCGAAATGCGTCTTCAAATCTCTCTTACGATACCTATTCATCACAATCTTTACAAGAAGTTGCAAAATATTTTCCAGATTTAAGTGATGCAGGTATCGCTCAAGATTTAACAGATTATTTTAAAGAGTGGAATAACCTTGCTTCTAATGCAACAGCAGGTTCACAAAAAATAGCACTTACACAAGCTGCTACAACCCTTAGTGGTGATATACGCTCTACCAGAGAGACTATTCGTGGGTTACAAGACTCGATCAATGCGCAACTTAAAACGGCACTTGATGAGATTAACAGCCTTGGTGAAAGAATTGCAAATATCAATGGACAAATTGCGAACATTGAAGCTGATAAAGGCAACTTCGCAAATGATCTTCGTGACAAACGTGATGAATTAGAATTAACATTATCAAAAATGCTTGATGTTTCTGTTGCGAAAGGAAATATCACAAGCAATACTACCGTTGATGCAAATATGACAGACTCTGGAACGCAATATTATCTCAATATCGCTGGAGCCTCTTTTGTTGATGGCTCAACATTCCATCCTCTTGTTATTGACAATACATCCAATGGAAGTAGCTATTATTCTATCTACTCTGAAATTCAAGATGGTACACGTTATAACGTCACTGAGCAATTATCGGGTGGAAAATTGGGTGCGATGTTGGACTTGCGTGGTCGTGTTATTACTTCAGGTGTCAATGGTGGTTATCCTCAAGATGGTACTATTCAAAGTTATGTAGATAAACTTGATAGCCTTTCACAAACAATCATCACAGAAACCAATAATATTTACGCAAGAAGTGCACAAACAAGTATGCAATCTCCTAATTTAGACCTTAAAACAAACACTGCTTTACAAAATGCCTATAATAACATTGAAAATGGATCATTTGATCTTATCGTTTATGATAGTGCAGGTAAAGAGGTCGCTCGTAAAACCATTACGATTGATACAGCTACAAGTATGGGTGATGACACTTTTTCAAAAAGTATTTTGACGCAAATTAATACCAGTACAGATGATAATAAAGACAATAATGCACTCAATGACGTTGATGACTACTATAAAGCAACATTTATGGACAATGGAGCGTTTTCACTTTCTCCTACTTCCCTTAATAATGGCTACACTATAGCGATTCAAGACAATGGTACTAATTTCCCTGGCGCAATTGGTGTAAATCAGTTTTTTACAGGAACCAATGGCTCAAATATCGATGTAAAGACAGAATATAAGAAAAACCCTCTCTTGATTCAAGCCTATGGCGCACCAGTTGTTGGTAATCACGATGTTGCCAATGCTATGCTTCAGCTCCAATATAACTCATTGAATTTTTATGGAAAAGATGGAAGTTCCTCTAAAGAGACTATTGCAGGTTATTACAGTGCATTGACAACAAAAGTAGCAACAGATGCTTCTGCATCGAGCACAAGCTATGATACAAACGAAGCGCTACACAATACGATCAATACACAATATCAATCTATTAGTGGTGTCAATAAAGATGAAGAGTTAGCGAATTTGATACAATATCAAAGTTCATACAGTGCAGCTGCAAAAATTATTACCACTATTGATGAAATGTTAAATACTCTCTTAGGAATTAAATCTTAG
- a CDS encoding ABC transporter permease → MSITLLVLIFFFCFIMPYFYHGSAYDLNPSAILLPPSFEHLLGTDRLGRDLFARLMIGGQVSLLIGILSALISSIVGLMIGISAGFFQKGVDKFIIVLIDLFLTFPTFFLLLALISYMSASVWVLIFIISVTGWMGMARMIRSESFAISNAPFIKILKLSNVGTFKIIFKYFAPLLTPIFFISFTFGVSGAILAESGLSFLGIGITPPQMSWGVIISEGKEVIDIAWWLSFFPGFLIFLVTFSLINLSDYLQSKSNEKDVLNDI, encoded by the coding sequence ATGAGCATCACTCTGTTGGTGCTCATCTTCTTTTTTTGTTTTATCATGCCTTATTTTTATCATGGCTCTGCCTATGATCTTAATCCATCTGCAATTTTATTACCACCCAGTTTTGAACATTTATTAGGAACCGATAGACTAGGGCGTGATCTGTTTGCGCGCTTGATGATTGGTGGTCAAGTTTCTCTTCTTATTGGTATTTTGAGTGCTTTAATCTCAAGTATAGTAGGTCTCATGATTGGGATTAGCGCAGGGTTTTTTCAAAAGGGAGTCGATAAATTTATTATTGTACTTATCGATTTGTTTTTGACATTTCCAACATTCTTTCTTTTATTGGCTCTCATTAGCTATATGAGTGCATCTGTGTGGGTATTGATTTTTATCATCTCTGTAACAGGCTGGATGGGCATGGCTCGTATGATACGTAGTGAGAGTTTTGCCATCTCAAATGCTCCATTTATTAAAATTCTCAAACTCTCTAACGTTGGTACATTTAAAATTATTTTTAAGTACTTCGCACCTCTTTTAACGCCTATTTTTTTCATTAGTTTTACATTTGGCGTTAGTGGTGCCATTTTGGCAGAAAGTGGGCTTAGCTTTTTAGGCATTGGTATTACACCTCCCCAAATGAGTTGGGGTGTGATAATTAGTGAAGGGAAAGAAGTCATTGATATTGCATGGTGGTTAAGTTTTTTCCCTGGTTTTCTTATCTTTTTAGTAACCTTTTCACTGATAAATCTTTCTGATTACCTTCAAAGTAAAAGTAATGAAAAAGATGTCTTAAATGACATTTGA